Part of the Burkholderia humptydooensis genome, CGCTTCGTTGCCTACTCGGGCCGGCAGTCATCCGAAAGGCGAGGTGAACCCGTTCGCACTGCGCGAGCTGGCACGTTGGCAATTGCCGACCGAAGGGTATCGAAGCACGAGCCGGGATGAATTTGCGGCGCCTGGCGCGCCCATGCTCGATTTTGTCTTCACCGTGTGCGGGAAGGCCGCCGGCGAGGTCTGCCCGATCTGGCCCGGTCAACCGATCACCGCGCACTGGGGCGTGCCTGACCCGGCCGATGTCGAGGGCTCCGACGAGCAGAAGCAGCAGGCCATGCACGACGCCGCGCTGACGTTGAAGCGTCGGATCGACCTGCTGCTGTCATTGCCGCTCACCAAACTCGATAACGTCGCGCTGCAGAAATCGGTGCGCGAAATCGGCCAACAGCAAATCTGGATTCTCGGACATGACCACGAACGTACTGATCCTCTGCACCCACAACTCGGCGCGCAGCGTGCTGTCGGAAGGGATGCTCAATCACTGGGCAGCGAAGCTCGGCAAGGATGTGCGAGCGTACAGCGCCGGCAGCGCGCCGAGCGGTCGCCTCAATCCGTTCGCGCTGGAGGCGCTGACGAACGCCGGTATCGACGTGAGCGACTACCGTAGCAAGAGCTGGGACGAGTTCGTCGGGGACAGTGCGCCCGAAATGCGCGTCGTCATCACGGTGTGCGATAGCGCGGCCGCCGAGACGTGCCCGTACTGGCCCGGTAGCCCCGTCAAAGTGCACTGGGGCTACGCCGATCCGTCGAATGCAGCGGGTGGCGACGAAGGCAAGCGCCTCGCGTTCGAACTCACACGCCAGGCAATCGGCTATCGCATGCTGCAGTTGCTGGCGCTGCCGCTCGATCGCATGAGCAATACCGAACTCCAGACAGCGTTGACCGAGATCTCGCAGAACTGAACATTCGCATGGCGGCCTGCCGAAACACGCGGCTGCCGACGACTTCAAGACCGCCCCCTGTCCAATGAACGCGTCCAATGTCGCCCCGCCGGGCCAGGCCGTCGCAAAGCCTTCCATCAATTTCTTCGAACGCTATCTGACCGTCTGGGTTGCGCTGTGCATCGTCGCCGGCATCGCGCTCGGCCAGGTGCTGTCCGGCCTGTTCCAGCAGATCGGCCGGATGGAATATGCGCAGGTCAATCTCCCGGTCGGGCTGCTGATCTGGGTGATGATCATCCCGATGCTGGTCAAGGTCGACTTTGGCGCTCTGCATGAAGTGCGCCAGCACGTGAAAGGCATCGGCGTCACGCTCGCCGTGAACTGGCTCGTCAAACCGTTCTCGATGGCATTCCTCGGCTGGCTGTTCATCCGCCACCTGTTCGCGCCGATGCTGCCCGCTGATCAGCTCGACAGCTACATCGCCGGCTTGATCTTGCTGGCCGCCGCACCGTGCACGGCGATGGTATTCGTGTGGAGTCGACTGACGGGCGGCGATCCGCTGTTCACGTTGTCGCAGGTCGCGCTGAACGACAGCATCATGGTGATCGCCTTCGCGCCGCTGGTCGGCCTGCTGCTGGGAATGTCCGCAATCACGGTGCCGTGGGCGACGCTGCTCACGTCCGTCGTGCTTTACATCGCTATCCCGGTGATCATTGCGCAGATCCTGCGCAAGCGGCTGCTCGCGAACGGTCAGGCTGCATTCGATGCCGCGATGGCGAAGATCGGCCCGTGGTCGATCGCCGCGCTGCTGGCCACACTCGTGTTGCTGTTTGCGTTCCAGGGCGAAGCGATCCTGAAGCAGCCGCTGGTGATCGCGCTGCTCGCGGTGCCGATCCTGATTCAGGTGTTTTTCAACTCGGCGCTCGCTTACTGGCTCAATCGCGCCGTGGGCGAGAAGCACAACATCGCGTGCCCGTCCGCACTAATCGGCGCATCCAACTTCTTCGAGCTGGCCGTCGCGGCCGCAATCAGCCTGTTCGGTTTCCATTCCGGTGCGGCGCTGGCCACCGTCGTCGGTGTGCTGATCGAAGTGCCGGTCATGCTGTTGGTGGTGCGCATCGTCAATCAGTCGAAGGGCTGGTACGAGTGCCGGACCTGACATGTCCACCAGGCAAAGCCGCGCTATGCAGCAGCAAGGCGTCGCAACGTTTCTATGCTATCGGGCCACAAACCATGCATCGCCAGAGTAAAGGTCCAGAGCGACGGATGCAGCGATTCGAGGGAGAGGGAGGAAGCGGACGTCGCATAGCCGATTACTGCATGTTTGCACAACATATGGCAATGCGTTCGCGGCGCACATCACGAACCACGCCCGTTCGGCCAGCGGCCGAAGCAGCGTCCGTCCCGGCACGGCATCCCGAAACGACCGCCCCGAAACCGCAGCCGCCGCCGAAACCGCCCGTCAGCCGAGCAGCAACGCGTCGTCGTCGAGCTTCTCGTGCCGCGTCTTCTCGAACAATTGCAGCAGATCGGGCACGTCGAGCCCGCGACGCTCGTCGCCGGACACGTCGAGCACCACCTGCCCCTGATGCAGCATCACCGTGCGATCGCCGTAATCGAGCGCCTGCCGCATGCTGTGCGTGACCATCATCGTCGTCAGCCGGCTTTCCTCGACGATCCGCGCGGTCAGCTCCAGCACGAACGCGGCCGTCTTCGGATCGAGCGCGGCCGTGTGCTCGTCGAGCAGCAGGATGCGCGACGGCCGCAGCGACGCCATCAGCAGGCTCACCGCCTGCCGCTGTCCGCCCGACAGCAGGCCGATGCGATCGGTGAGCCGGTTCTCGAGCCCGAGATTCAGCAGCCGCAGCCTGTCGCGAAACAGCTCGCGCGACGCGCGGTTCAGCGCCGGCAGAAAGCCGCGCCGCGCGCCGCGCGCCATCGCGAGCGACATGTTCTCCTCGATCGTCAGCGCTTCACAGGTGCCCGCCATCGGGTCCTGGAACACGCGCGCGACGAGCGGCGCGCGATCCCACGCCGGCTTGCGCGTGACGTCGATGCCGTCGATCGCGATCCGTCCCGAATCGACCGGCTGATCGCCGCTCACCGAATTCAGGAACGTCGATTTCCCGGCGCCGTTCGAGCCGATCACCGTGACGAACTGGCCGTCCGGAATGTCGAGCGACAGCCCGCGCAGCGCGCGCGTCTCGATCGGCGTGCCGGGGTTGAACGTGAGCTTCAGGTCTTGTGCGCAGAGCATTTACGCCCCCCTCGTCTTGCGGCCGAACAGTTTCTTGCGCGTCGCGGGCAGCACGAGCGCGACCGTCACGAGCACGGCCGTCACGAGGTTCAGGTCCTGCGCCTTCAGGCCGACGAACTCGCTGTTGAGCGCGAGCGCGATGAAGAAACGGTAGAGGATCGCGCCGAGCACGACGGCGAGCGTCGTGAGAAAGAGCCGCCGCGCGGGCAGCAGCGTCTCGCCGATGATCACGGCGGCGAGCCCGATCACGATCGTGCCGATCCCCATCGAGATGTCCGAGCCGCCCTGCGTCTGCGCAAAAAGCGCGCCCGCGAGCGCGACGAGCGCGTTCGACAGCGCCATGCCGGCGAGCGTCGCGCGGCCCGTCGCGATGCCCTGCGCGCGCGCCATTCGCGGATTCGCGCCCGTCGCGCGCATCGCGAGCCCGAGCTGCGACGAGAAGAACCAGTCGAGGCCGAGCTTCGCGATCACGACGACGACGGCAAGGAGCGCCGGCCGCAGCACGTAGTCGGGCATCCAGTCGAGCTGCAGCACCGTGAAGAGCGTCGGCTCGGTGATGAGCGGCACGTTCGGCCGGCCCATGATCCGCAGGTTCACCGAATAGAGCGCGATCATCATCAGGATGCTCGCGAGCAGATCCATGATCTTCAGCCGCACGTTCAGCCAGCCGGTGACGAAGCCCGCGCACGCGCCCGCGGCGATCGCGGCGAGCGTCGACGTGAACGGATCGTGGCCCGCGGCGATCAGCGTCGCGGCGACGGCGCCGCCGAGCGGAAAGCTGCCGTCGACGGTCAGGTCCGGAAAATTGAGGATGCGAAACGAGATCAGCACCCCGAGCGCGACGAGGCTGAAGATGAGGCCGATCTCCAGCGCGCCGAGAAGAGAAAAAAGAGACATGGTTGGGGAAATCCTGTTGCAGCGTGCTGCGCGTGACGGAGCGGCGAGCGCGGCGGCCAGGCCGGACCCGACTTGGCCCGGATGCGTCGGCCGCGCGCGGCGCCTGTCGCGCAATGCGTCGCGGACCGCCGAAGCAAAACACGGCCAAGCGTAGCGACGCCCGACATGCCGACGCCCGGCGCATCGAAGCCCGTCGAGACCGGCCCGCCGGCCGCACGTGCGTTACTTGATGACCGTCTTCGCTTCTTTGACGAGATCGGGCGAAAGCGTCACGCCCTGCTTCGCGGCCGCGTCGGTGTTCACGAACAGTTCGAGATTGCTGCTCGTCTCCGATGCGATCGCGCCCGGCTTCTCGCCCTTCAGGATGCGCGCGACGACCTTGCCCGTCTGCCGGCCGAGATCGCCGTAGTTGATGCCGAGCGCCGCGACGCCGCCGCGCTTCACGCTGTCGGTGTCGCCCGCGACGAGCGGGATCTTCGCCTCGTTCGCGACCTTCACGAGCGATTCGTATGCGGACACGACGTTGTTGTCGGTATTCGTGTAGATCACGTCGACCTTGCCGATCAGGCTCTTCGCGGCGGGCGCGATGTCGACGGTGCGCGGCGCGGCCGCTTCCTTGAGCGTCATCCCCTGCTTCGCGAGGATCTCCTTCATTTCCTTCACGACGACGACCGAGTTCGCCTCGCCCGGGTTGTAGACCATCCCGACCGTCTTCGCCTTCGGCGCCACGCGCTTGATGAGCGCGACCTGCCGGTCGAGCGGCAGTTTGTCGGACACGCCCGTCACGTTGGTGCCGGTCGGCCCCCAGCCCTTGACGAGCTGCGCGGCAACGGGATCGGTCACGCCCGAATAGACGACAGGCACGCTCTTCGTCGACGCGACGACGGCCTGCGCGGCGGGCGTCGCGATCGCGACGATCACGTCCGGACGGTCGCCGATGAACTTGCGCGCGATCTGCGCGGCGGTGCCCGTATTGCCCTGCGCGCTCTGGTATTCCCACTTGAGCCTGTCGTCGCCGTAGCCTTCGGCCTTCAGCTCGGCGCGCACGCCGTCGCGGATCGCGTCGAGCGCCGGATGATCGACGATCGACAGCACCTTGACGGTCTGCGCGTGCGCGGCGCCGGCGCCCAGCATCGCGAATGCCGCGACGCCCGCCGCAATCGAATGAGCGGCCACGATCTTGAATCGCTTCATCTGTCTGTCTCCCCCGGTTCTGAATGGTGGACGGGCCGCGCTCCCCGGAACGTGCGCGGCCCGCGCGGCCGCGCCGGAACGGGCGCGGCGGCAAGCGTCTGAGGATACCATTTCCCCAGACCGTTCAATATTTCGGGACAGTACCGAGAGCGCCGCGCCGGCGGCCGCCCGATGCCCGATGCGCGGCCGAAAACAAATAAGCCCGCGCGATGCGCGGGCCTTCGGCGATTCGGGACGATCGGACGACGCTCAGAACGACGCGACCATCGAGCCCTTGAACTGCTTCGTGATGAACTCCTTCACTTCCGGCGACTGGTACGCCTTCACGAGCTTCTTCACCCACGGCTGATCCTTGTCCTTCGCGCGGACCGCGATCAGGTTCGCGTAAGGGCTCGTCAGCGATTCGAGCGCGATCGCGTCCTTGGTCGGCTGCAGGTTCGCCGCGAGCGCGTAGTTCGTGTTGATCACGGCCGCGTCGACGTCGGACAGCACGCGCGGCAGTTGCGCGGCGTCGAGCTCGGTCAGCTTCAGCTTCTTCGGATTCTCGGCGACGTCGAGCACGGTCGCGTTGCTGCCGCCCGTGCCGGCGCCCGCCTTCAGCTTGATCACGCCCTGCGTCTGCAGCAGCAGCAGCGCGCGGTTCTCGTTCGACGGATCGTTCGGCAGCGCGACCTTCGCGCCCGCGGGCAGATCCTTCAGCGTCTTGAACTTCTTCGAATAGACGCCGATCGGCGAGATGTACGTGAGGCCCGCGCTCACGATCTTGTAGCCGCGCTGCTTCACCTGGCTGTCGAGGTACGGCTGGTGCTGGAAGCTGTTCGCGTCGAGGTCGCCCGCATCGAGCGCCGCGTTCGGCTGCACGTAGTCGTTGAACTCGATGACCTTCACATCGAGGCCCTGCTTTTCCTTCGCGACCTTCTGGACGACTTGCCAGACCTGCGCGTCGGGGCCCGCGACCGTGCCCACCTTGATCACCTTGTCCTGCGCTTGCGCGCCGACGGAAACGGAAAGGGCGGCGGCGCCGGCCGCGACCGCGGAGACAACTTTCAGGAGAGTGCGACGCTTCATCTATTTCTCGCTTGCTTGCAGAACCATCCAGGCTCGGTAGAGGGGGCGCGACGGCCTGACCGGCCGGGCCGCGCGGACGAAAGCGCAAATGGTGTCACAAGATCGCCAGGCTGTGAAATACATCCCGCTCATATAGGTATGGGAATGCGTCATGCGAGCGCCGGCTCGACGCGCCCGGACGACGCGGCCGCATTCGGGCCGCTGCCCGCCGCCGCGCTCGGCGCACGCGCGGCCGCCGCGCCGTCGCCGACCTGGAACGCGCTCACCGATTCGCGCAGCCGCGCCGCCTGCTCCTGAAGCGACGACGCCGCGGCCGCCGCCTCCTCGACGAGCGCCGCATTCTGCTGCGTCATTTCGTCCATCTGCGTGACCGCGCGGCCGACTTGCGAAATCCCGCTCGACTGCTCCTCGGACGCGGCCGCGATCTCGCCCATGATGTCGGTCACGCGCCGCACCGCCTGCAGGATCTCCGTCATCGTCTCGCCCGCCTGGCCGACGAGCGCCGAGCCGTTGCTCACGCGCTCCACCGACGCGTCGATCAGTTGCTTGATCTCCTTCGCGGCCGTCGCGCTCCTCTGCGCGAGCGAGCGCACCTCGCCCGCGACGACCGCGAAGCCGCGGCCCTGCTCGCCCGCGCGCGCCGCCTCGACGGCCGCATTCAGCGCGAGGATGTTGGTCTGGAACGCGATGCCGTCGATCACGCCGATGATGTCGGCGATCTTCTGCGAGCTGTCGTTGATCTCGCCCATCGTGCCGATCACGCGGCTCACGACGTCGTTGCCCTTCAGCGCGATCTCGGACGCGCTGTTCGCGAGCCCGCTCGCCTGCCGCGCGTTCTCGGCGTTCTGCTTGACGGTCGCGGTCAGCTCTTCCATGCTCGCCGCGGTCTCTTCGAGCGACGCGGCCTGCTGCTCGGTGCGCTGCGACAGATCGTGATTGCCCGACGCGATCTCGTGGCTCGCGGCCGCGATCGATTCGGCCGCCTGGCGGATGCCGCCGATCGTCGACCGCAGGCGGCCCTGCATGTCGC contains:
- a CDS encoding arsenate reductase ArsC — translated: MTTNVLILCTHNSARSVLSEGMLNHWAAKLGKDVRAYSAGSAPSGRLNPFALEALTNAGIDVSDYRSKSWDEFVGDSAPEMRVVITVCDSAAAETCPYWPGSPVKVHWGYADPSNAAGGDEGKRLAFELTRQAIGYRMLQLLALPLDRMSNTELQTALTEISQN
- the arsB gene encoding ACR3 family arsenite efflux transporter, which translates into the protein MNASNVAPPGQAVAKPSINFFERYLTVWVALCIVAGIALGQVLSGLFQQIGRMEYAQVNLPVGLLIWVMIIPMLVKVDFGALHEVRQHVKGIGVTLAVNWLVKPFSMAFLGWLFIRHLFAPMLPADQLDSYIAGLILLAAAPCTAMVFVWSRLTGGDPLFTLSQVALNDSIMVIAFAPLVGLLLGMSAITVPWATLLTSVVLYIAIPVIIAQILRKRLLANGQAAFDAAMAKIGPWSIAALLATLVLLFAFQGEAILKQPLVIALLAVPILIQVFFNSALAYWLNRAVGEKHNIACPSALIGASNFFELAVAAAISLFGFHSGAALATVVGVLIEVPVMLLVVRIVNQSKGWYECRT
- a CDS encoding ABC transporter ATP-binding protein encodes the protein MLCAQDLKLTFNPGTPIETRALRGLSLDIPDGQFVTVIGSNGAGKSTFLNSVSGDQPVDSGRIAIDGIDVTRKPAWDRAPLVARVFQDPMAGTCEALTIEENMSLAMARGARRGFLPALNRASRELFRDRLRLLNLGLENRLTDRIGLLSGGQRQAVSLLMASLRPSRILLLDEHTAALDPKTAAFVLELTARIVEESRLTTMMVTHSMRQALDYGDRTVMLHQGQVVLDVSGDERRGLDVPDLLQLFEKTRHEKLDDDALLLG
- a CDS encoding ABC transporter permease, yielding MSLFSLLGALEIGLIFSLVALGVLISFRILNFPDLTVDGSFPLGGAVAATLIAAGHDPFTSTLAAIAAGACAGFVTGWLNVRLKIMDLLASILMMIALYSVNLRIMGRPNVPLITEPTLFTVLQLDWMPDYVLRPALLAVVVVIAKLGLDWFFSSQLGLAMRATGANPRMARAQGIATGRATLAGMALSNALVALAGALFAQTQGGSDISMGIGTIVIGLAAVIIGETLLPARRLFLTTLAVVLGAILYRFFIALALNSEFVGLKAQDLNLVTAVLVTVALVLPATRKKLFGRKTRGA
- a CDS encoding ABC transporter substrate-binding protein, coding for MKRFKIVAAHSIAAGVAAFAMLGAGAAHAQTVKVLSIVDHPALDAIRDGVRAELKAEGYGDDRLKWEYQSAQGNTGTAAQIARKFIGDRPDVIVAIATPAAQAVVASTKSVPVVYSGVTDPVAAQLVKGWGPTGTNVTGVSDKLPLDRQVALIKRVAPKAKTVGMVYNPGEANSVVVVKEMKEILAKQGMTLKEAAAPRTVDIAPAAKSLIGKVDVIYTNTDNNVVSAYESLVKVANEAKIPLVAGDTDSVKRGGVAALGINYGDLGRQTGKVVARILKGEKPGAIASETSSNLELFVNTDAAAKQGVTLSPDLVKEAKTVIK
- a CDS encoding MetQ/NlpA family ABC transporter substrate-binding protein — protein: MKRRTLLKVVSAVAAGAAALSVSVGAQAQDKVIKVGTVAGPDAQVWQVVQKVAKEKQGLDVKVIEFNDYVQPNAALDAGDLDANSFQHQPYLDSQVKQRGYKIVSAGLTYISPIGVYSKKFKTLKDLPAGAKVALPNDPSNENRALLLLQTQGVIKLKAGAGTGGSNATVLDVAENPKKLKLTELDAAQLPRVLSDVDAAVINTNYALAANLQPTKDAIALESLTSPYANLIAVRAKDKDQPWVKKLVKAYQSPEVKEFITKQFKGSMVASF
- a CDS encoding methyl-accepting chemotaxis protein, with translation MNRMSLNRKLWLALALVWVGLLGVGAWSAFETRTTMLAERKEGMANLVDSAAGVVKAYYALAQSGRMSDEDARREALARLSAMRYGDSGYLFVTDSTPVVLMHPTLPKLVGTQVGDYLDPDGKRLFVTIVNAAKESGRGFAEYRGRLPHSETAVPKISYVTRFAPWDWNISSGVFLKDIDTVYYETLVGHLAMVFVIGLVITAAMLVIIRNVRASLGGEPDAAASLAARIAAGDLTRPVTVRAGDRTSMMAAMRDMQGRLRSTIGGIRQAAESIAAASHEIASGNHDLSQRTEQQAASLEETAASMEELTATVKQNAENARQASGLANSASEIALKGNDVVSRVIGTMGEINDSSQKIADIIGVIDGIAFQTNILALNAAVEAARAGEQGRGFAVVAGEVRSLAQRSATAAKEIKQLIDASVERVSNGSALVGQAGETMTEILQAVRRVTDIMGEIAAASEEQSSGISQVGRAVTQMDEMTQQNAALVEEAAAAASSLQEQAARLRESVSAFQVGDGAAAARAPSAAAGSGPNAAASSGRVEPALA